One region of Primulina tabacum isolate GXHZ01 chromosome 17, ASM2559414v2, whole genome shotgun sequence genomic DNA includes:
- the LOC142531921 gene encoding lysine histidine transporter 1-like — protein MGTEAPADNHNHYSNHVDRRTEEEKAIDAWLPITSSRNAKWWYSAFHNVTAMVGAGVLGLPYAMSNLGWGPGVTVLVISWIVTLYTLWQMVEMHEMVPGKRFDRYHELGQHAFGEKLGLWIVVPQQLIVEVGVDIVYMVTGGKSLKKFHDLVCQDCKDIKLTYFIMIFASAHFVLSHFPNFNSISGVSLAAAVMSLSYSTIAWGAAVDKGKQPDVQYGYKAKSTAGTVLNFFAALGDVAFAYAGHNVVLEIQATIPSTPEKPSKKPMWRGVLVAYIVVALCYFPVALIGYWMYGNKIEDNILISLEKPVWLIAMANMFVVIHVIGSYQVYAMPVFDMIETALVKKLRFRPTWYLRFITRNIYVALTMFVGITFPFFGGLLSFFGGFAFAPTTYFIPCIMWLAIYKPRKFSLSWFTNWICIVLGVILMIVAPIGGLRQIIIQAKTYKFYS, from the exons ATGGGAACCGAAGCTCCTGCTGATAACCACAACCATTACTCCAACCAT GTAGACCGTAGAACTGAAGAAGAGAAGGCAATAGATGCATGGCTTCCAATCACCTCTTCAAGAAACGCAAAATGGTGGTACTCCGCCTTCCACAATGTTACCGCCATGGTCGGAGCTGGAGTCCTTGGTCTCCCTTACGCCATGTCCAATCTAGGATG GGGTCCTGGAGTAACAGTGTTGGTGATATCTTGGATAGTCACTCTGTACACTCTATGGCAGATGGTCGAAATGCACGAAATGGTTCCTGGGAAACGTTTTGACAGATACCATGAACTGGGACAGCATGCTTTTGGCGAGAAGCTCGGTCTCTGGATTGTGGTTCCTCAACAGTTGATTGTCGAGGTTGGAGTGGACATAGTTTACATGGTCACCGGAGGGAAATCGCTCAAGAAATTCCATGATTTGGTCTGCCAAGATTGCAAAGATATCAAGCTTACTTACTTTATCATGATATTCGCCTCTGCCCACTTTGTGCTCTCTCATTTTCCCAATTTCAATTCCATTTCCGGTGTTTCTCTGGCAGCAGCAGTCATGTCCTTGAG TTACTCTACAATTGCTTGGGGAGCTGCGGTTGACAAGGGTAAGCAACCTGATGTACAATATGGCTATAAAGCAAAGTCAACAGCCGGTACCGTGTTGAACTTCTTCGCTGCCTTGGGAGACGTAGCTTTCGCCTATGCGGGTCACAATGTTGTGTTGGAAATTCAAGCCACCATTCCTTCTACACCTGAGAAACCTTCAAAGAAACCTATGTGGAGGGGAGTGCTCGTCGCTTACATCGTCGTCGCCCTTTGTTATTTCCCTGTCGCCCTTATCGGATACTGGATGTATGGGAACAAGATAGAGGACAATATTCTTATTTCTTTGGAGAAACCTGTGTGGCTCATTGCAATGGCCAACATGTTTGTTGTGATTCATGTTATTGGAAGTTACCAG GTCTATGCGATGCCCGTTTTCGACATGATAGAAACTGCACTAGTGAAGAAGCTAAGATTCAGGCCAACTTGGTACTTGCGTTTCATCACAAGAAACATATACGTCG CTCTCACAATGTTTGTTGGAATCACCTTCCCATTCTTTGGTGGGCTTCTTTCGTTTTTCGGAGGCTTCGCTTTCGCACCGACCACATACTTC ATCCCCTGCATCATGTGGCTAGCAATTTACAAGCCGAGGAAGTTTAGCCTGTCTTGGTTTACTAATTGG ATTTGCATAGTTCTTGGTGTTATATTGATGATTGTGGCGCCAATTGGTGGGCTACGGCAGATCATAATCCAAGCAAAGACATACAAATTCTATTCATAA